In Schaalia sp. JY-X169, the following are encoded in one genomic region:
- a CDS encoding DUF4391 domain-containing protein — protein sequence MTDILYRWPEAAKFGRRVPKEKFYERGAVTTVVREKLVSEVQRITWAYKLAESTVNLPGTPAVPEVQVFTIDAKTKDVGEDVLGAIDKAIPFPIIFEILRYPTESREVRMVAAHKQLGTGAPKLSDYYSTGWQSEDTIRQALPTAISLPALYAALLEPLTPLTVRPGENLSEVAERLTVVRKLEREVASLERKLRTEPQFNRKVDFRRALKTKQHELTELVR from the coding sequence ATGACTGACATTCTTTACCGGTGGCCTGAGGCCGCGAAGTTCGGCAGACGCGTGCCAAAAGAGAAGTTCTACGAACGTGGCGCCGTAACCACCGTCGTGCGTGAGAAGCTCGTCAGCGAAGTCCAGCGCATCACTTGGGCGTACAAGCTTGCCGAGTCCACCGTCAATCTGCCCGGCACACCCGCAGTCCCGGAGGTGCAGGTCTTCACGATAGACGCCAAGACCAAGGATGTCGGCGAGGACGTGCTTGGCGCCATCGACAAGGCGATCCCGTTCCCCATCATCTTCGAGATTCTGCGATACCCCACTGAGAGCCGCGAAGTCAGGATGGTGGCTGCACACAAACAGCTCGGAACCGGAGCGCCGAAACTCAGCGACTACTACTCAACCGGCTGGCAGTCAGAGGACACGATACGGCAGGCCCTGCCAACAGCGATCAGTTTGCCTGCGCTTTACGCAGCACTCCTAGAACCACTGACACCTCTCACTGTCCGCCCTGGCGAGAACTTGTCGGAGGTTGCTGAGAGACTGACTGTAGTGCGGAAGTTGGAACGCGAGGTCGCGAGCTTGGAGCGAAAGCTCCGAACCGAGCCGCAGTTTAACCGCAAGGTTGATTTCCGCCGCGCACTAAAGACGAAGCAACACGAACTCACTGAGTTGGTCAGATGA
- a CDS encoding helicase-related protein, with product MRIINNVSDLLGDDLKSEIAPGSKVRIAASTFSIFAFEALRDELENVSALEFIFTSPSFVTEKVTDKLCKERREFFIPGARAESSLAGSEFEIRLRNKLTQRAIARECADWVRRKVTFRSNATGNEMQQFAVVDDKAAYAQLQGFTTADLGYERGNAVSSFVNRIDEAPMTAQYMQLFDQIWNNPDQVSDVTQAVHDHIATVYTENSPARIYFLILYNLFAEFLDDINEDVLPNDLTGYQETKVWQSLYNFQRDAATGIINKLETYNGCILADSVGLGKTFTALAVIKYYELRNKSVLVLCPKKLSENWTNYNANLTTNIFASDRFNYDVLAHTDLSRTKGESLGLRLDRINWGNYDLVVIDESHNFRNADYAEEKESRYQRLMRQVIREGVKTKVLMLSATPVNNRFNDLKNQLQLAYEGESENLAKHLNLSTTVEKVFSDAQHVFNEWSKLAPELRTTERILQMLDFDFFELLDSVTIARSRKHIQAFYDTTEIGAFPERRPPLSIREPLTDLPDVPDFNDIFEQLQALTLAVYTPLGYVFKSRRSKYEDLYNITAGGVQSSIGQAGREEGLKKLMTVNLLKRLESSVDAFRLTLMKIEGSVTQTLRRISNHAGNLADLSPELADLDFDLDDEDDANIEALSFGEKIKIDLDDLDIESWQRDLWNDRETLRELLDEMRKVTPEHDLKLRKLKQLIEDKAGHPINDGNRKVLVFSAFADTANYLYRELAPTLTAAGLDTAVITGGSHGAKTTLGTGFDFQQVMSLFSPRSKQRHLTMPRETRELDVLIGTDVISEGQNLQDCDYLINYDIHWNPVRIIQRFGRIDRIGSTNSQIQLVNFWPDISLDEYINLKERVENRMVIADLASTADDNVLTLEDSDAAFRKEQLRKLQDEVIELEDVRTGVSIMDLGLNDFRMDLLGYIKNHGDLAAVPKGLHAVIPSAPDKGLVPGVIFALRNVDAHEDLFSDKGGNRGNRLHPHYLVYLDDQGNVVADHTEAKHLLDLLRVGCRPYEDPVTEVVRLFNTATSEGARMDKYSALLTDAIHSMIDVTEERDIDSLFTGGHTTALTQTIAGLDDFELTAFIAVVDPSEGGADD from the coding sequence ATGCGGATCATCAATAATGTCTCCGATCTCTTGGGAGACGACCTTAAGTCCGAGATCGCGCCGGGCTCGAAGGTGCGCATCGCTGCGTCGACGTTCTCAATCTTCGCGTTTGAAGCGCTCCGCGATGAGCTCGAGAACGTCAGCGCGCTGGAATTCATCTTCACTTCGCCGTCATTCGTGACTGAGAAGGTGACAGATAAGCTTTGTAAGGAGCGTCGCGAGTTCTTCATCCCGGGCGCCCGCGCCGAGTCGAGCCTCGCGGGGTCGGAGTTCGAGATTAGGCTACGCAACAAACTCACTCAGCGTGCGATCGCGCGTGAGTGCGCGGATTGGGTTCGCCGCAAGGTCACCTTCCGTTCGAATGCCACGGGAAACGAGATGCAGCAGTTCGCCGTGGTCGACGATAAGGCTGCTTATGCGCAGCTGCAAGGGTTCACCACCGCCGATCTTGGTTACGAGCGCGGTAATGCGGTGTCGAGCTTCGTGAACAGGATCGATGAAGCTCCAATGACTGCGCAGTATATGCAGCTGTTTGACCAGATTTGGAATAACCCTGATCAGGTCAGTGATGTCACCCAGGCCGTCCACGACCACATCGCCACCGTGTACACCGAGAACTCCCCGGCCCGAATCTACTTCCTGATCCTCTATAACCTGTTCGCTGAGTTCCTTGATGACATCAACGAGGACGTGCTACCCAACGATCTCACCGGCTACCAGGAGACGAAGGTCTGGCAGAGCCTCTACAACTTCCAGCGCGACGCGGCCACCGGCATCATCAACAAGTTGGAGACCTATAACGGCTGTATTCTTGCTGATTCCGTGGGCCTCGGTAAGACGTTCACGGCGCTTGCGGTCATCAAGTACTACGAGTTGCGCAATAAGTCGGTGCTGGTGCTCTGCCCGAAGAAGCTCTCTGAGAACTGGACGAACTACAACGCCAACCTGACGACCAACATTTTCGCCTCCGATCGGTTCAACTACGACGTGCTGGCTCACACTGATCTTTCCCGAACTAAGGGCGAGTCGCTCGGCCTGCGGCTGGATCGGATCAACTGGGGCAATTACGACCTCGTCGTAATTGATGAGTCCCACAACTTCCGCAACGCCGACTACGCAGAAGAAAAGGAGTCGCGCTACCAGCGCCTCATGCGCCAGGTCATCCGCGAGGGCGTGAAGACCAAGGTGTTGATGCTCTCAGCGACCCCGGTCAACAACCGTTTCAATGACCTTAAGAACCAGCTTCAGCTCGCCTACGAGGGTGAGTCAGAGAACCTCGCTAAACACCTCAACCTGTCCACGACGGTTGAGAAGGTGTTCTCTGATGCGCAGCACGTGTTCAACGAGTGGTCCAAACTCGCTCCCGAGCTGCGCACCACCGAGCGCATCCTCCAGATGCTCGACTTCGACTTCTTCGAGCTGCTCGATTCAGTCACTATCGCGCGTTCACGCAAGCACATCCAAGCGTTCTACGACACCACCGAGATCGGTGCTTTCCCAGAACGGCGCCCACCTCTTTCGATCCGGGAGCCACTAACAGACCTCCCGGACGTACCCGACTTTAATGACATCTTCGAGCAACTTCAGGCACTGACCCTTGCGGTCTACACCCCGCTCGGATATGTGTTCAAGAGCCGGCGCTCGAAATATGAGGATCTTTACAACATCACTGCAGGTGGAGTGCAGTCCAGCATTGGGCAGGCTGGCCGCGAAGAGGGCTTGAAGAAGCTGATGACCGTGAACTTGCTGAAGCGGTTGGAGAGCTCGGTTGACGCTTTCCGCCTCACCCTGATGAAGATAGAAGGCTCCGTCACCCAGACGCTTAGGCGCATCAGCAACCACGCGGGTAATCTCGCTGATCTGAGCCCCGAACTTGCCGACCTCGACTTCGATCTCGATGACGAAGACGACGCCAACATCGAGGCACTGTCCTTCGGTGAGAAGATCAAGATCGACCTCGACGACCTCGACATCGAGTCCTGGCAACGCGACCTGTGGAACGACCGCGAGACCCTGCGCGAGCTCCTCGACGAGATGCGCAAGGTCACCCCCGAGCACGACCTCAAACTTCGCAAGCTCAAGCAGCTCATCGAGGACAAGGCCGGGCACCCGATCAACGACGGCAACCGCAAAGTGCTGGTGTTCTCTGCCTTCGCTGACACGGCCAACTATCTCTATCGAGAGCTGGCGCCCACCCTCACTGCGGCAGGACTGGACACTGCCGTCATCACCGGCGGCAGCCACGGAGCGAAAACGACCCTCGGCACGGGCTTCGACTTCCAGCAGGTCATGTCGCTGTTCTCGCCCCGCTCCAAGCAGCGCCACCTCACGATGCCACGCGAGACCCGCGAACTGGACGTCCTCATCGGCACCGACGTGATCAGCGAGGGCCAGAACCTCCAGGACTGCGACTACCTGATCAACTACGACATCCACTGGAACCCGGTGCGCATCATCCAGCGCTTCGGGCGCATCGACCGCATCGGCTCCACCAACAGCCAGATTCAGCTGGTGAACTTCTGGCCGGACATCTCCCTTGATGAGTACATCAACCTCAAGGAACGCGTCGAGAACCGCATGGTCATCGCCGACCTTGCCAGTACCGCCGACGACAACGTCCTTACCCTCGAAGACTCCGACGCGGCCTTCCGCAAGGAGCAGCTCCGCAAGCTTCAGGACGAGGTCATCGAGCTCGAGGATGTCCGAACGGGGGTCTCGATCATGGACTTGGGCCTCAACGACTTCCGCATGGACCTGCTCGGCTACATCAAGAATCACGGTGATCTTGCGGCTGTCCCCAAGGGCCTCCATGCTGTGATTCCGTCGGCACCGGATAAGGGTCTTGTACCCGGTGTGATTTTCGCGCTTCGCAACGTCGACGCACACGAGGATCTGTTCAGCGACAAAGGCGGCAACCGAGGCAACCGGCTCCACCCCCACTACCTTGTCTACCTCGACGATCAGGGAAATGTCGTCGCGGACCACACCGAAGCCAAGCACCTCCTAGACCTGCTCCGCGTCGGTTGCCGACCCTACGAGGATCCGGTCACTGAAGTTGTCCGCCTGTTCAACACCGCAACCAGCGAGGGCGCCAGGATGGACAAATATTCGGCGCTACTCACAGACGCGATTCACTCCATGATCGATGTTACCGAGGAGCGCGACATCGACAGTCTTTTCACGGGCGGGCACACAACAGCTCTCACCCAAACCATCGCCGGCCTTGACGACTTTGAGTTGACCGCGTTCATCGCCGTCGTAGATCCCAGCGAGGGAGGTGCCGATGACTGA
- a CDS encoding type III restriction-modification system endonuclease, whose amino-acid sequence MKLQFKVQQYQTDAVDSVVDVFAGQPKIDGISYRVDPGRQVLGYKQGMLTEGDDAHDAGLRNAEIVLSREQLLDNVRAIQRAQNLPLSEKLTFSAAAPAAPNLDIEMETGTGKTYVYIKTIMELHKRYGWSKYIIVVPSVAIREGVKKSFDVTAEHFQQQYGTKPRSFIYNSSQLHELERFSSDAGVQVMIINIQAFNATGKDNRRIYDELDDFQSRRPIDVISANRPIVIIDEPQKIGAPKSLEALSRFNALMLLRYSATHKVDHTKVHRLDALDAYNQKLVKKIAVRGITVKGLAGSTAYLYLDAIEISKGARPRARVEIEVQTASGIKRQVKRLDMGANLHDVSNGIEAYKGLFITEVDANRDVIELSNGDVVVAGQITEDVTEDVKRRIQIREVVRAHLDKERELFGQGIKVLSLFFIDEVAKYRDYSREDTLGDYARIFEEEYAAIRDEVLGELALDSVAGQYQEYLRRDPVGEVHEGYFSIDKKTKQQVDGKISRRGDDKGQSTDIGAYDLILKDKERLLSFAEPVRFIFSHSALREGWDNPNVFVMGILKKSDNTVSRRQEIGRGLRLAVDQRGERMDNPVTVHDINELTVVTDESYTDFVTGLQREISESLAARPRKASAKFFEGKVLFNDIDETRHAITERESKELHFWLIQHGFIDIDEHLSEKWLNRGALDEMPELPESLRPFHYQVAEIVDSLNAEIPLPPDGKKLKKIPLNEANFARKEFQALWGRINHRAVYQVEFDSDELIRKAVRHLDQHLKVASLQYVVQAGKQKELLETDDLTSGSGFAVQATQTHTEAVSARSQVKYDLLGEITEKTQLTRRTVAAVLTGVTPATFAKFRLNPEQFITEAARLINEQKATVIVEHLAYDALEDRFDSAIFTENQTTQDFSKAGSKLKKHVYDYVVTDSDVERDFVTELDTSQEVAVYAKLPRGFFIPTPVGDYNPDWAIAFTEGSVKHVYFVAETKGSLSTLQLKGVEDARIECARKFFASLTEKNGNDVTYDVVTDYGELMQLVTV is encoded by the coding sequence ATGAAGCTTCAGTTCAAGGTCCAGCAGTACCAGACGGACGCCGTGGATTCCGTTGTTGACGTGTTCGCGGGGCAACCAAAGATTGATGGCATCTCCTACCGGGTTGATCCTGGTAGGCAGGTGTTGGGGTACAAGCAAGGGATGCTCACTGAAGGCGACGACGCGCATGACGCAGGGCTGCGTAATGCTGAGATTGTCTTGTCACGGGAACAGCTGCTTGACAATGTGCGAGCCATTCAGCGAGCGCAAAACCTTCCGTTGTCAGAGAAACTCACTTTCAGTGCTGCAGCTCCTGCGGCTCCCAACCTAGACATTGAGATGGAAACGGGCACGGGTAAGACCTACGTTTACATCAAGACGATCATGGAGTTGCACAAGCGGTACGGGTGGTCGAAGTACATCATTGTGGTGCCATCGGTCGCGATCCGCGAGGGCGTGAAGAAATCGTTCGACGTGACGGCCGAGCACTTCCAACAGCAGTACGGCACAAAGCCGCGGTCGTTCATCTACAACTCATCCCAGCTGCACGAGTTGGAACGGTTCAGTTCGGATGCTGGCGTGCAGGTGATGATCATCAACATCCAGGCGTTCAACGCCACCGGCAAGGACAACAGGCGCATCTACGACGAGCTTGATGACTTCCAGTCGCGTCGTCCAATCGACGTGATCAGTGCGAATCGTCCGATCGTGATCATCGACGAGCCACAGAAGATTGGAGCTCCCAAGTCGCTGGAAGCGCTGTCACGGTTCAACGCGTTGATGCTGTTGCGGTACTCCGCCACCCACAAGGTTGACCACACCAAGGTGCACCGCCTCGATGCGCTTGATGCCTACAACCAGAAGCTCGTGAAGAAGATTGCCGTGCGTGGCATTACCGTGAAGGGACTCGCCGGGTCGACGGCCTACCTATACTTGGACGCCATAGAAATTTCCAAGGGTGCTAGACCTCGAGCGCGGGTCGAGATTGAGGTGCAGACGGCCTCGGGCATCAAACGGCAGGTCAAACGCCTCGATATGGGCGCCAACCTCCACGATGTTTCAAACGGGATCGAGGCATACAAGGGCCTCTTCATTACCGAGGTGGATGCCAATCGCGATGTGATCGAGCTGAGTAACGGCGACGTTGTCGTGGCGGGGCAGATTACCGAGGACGTCACAGAGGATGTGAAACGGCGCATCCAGATTCGTGAGGTCGTTCGCGCGCATCTGGACAAGGAGCGCGAGCTGTTCGGACAGGGCATCAAGGTGCTGTCGCTGTTCTTTATCGATGAGGTCGCCAAGTACCGCGACTACAGTCGCGAGGACACGCTGGGGGACTACGCGCGCATCTTTGAGGAGGAGTACGCTGCAATTCGCGACGAGGTCCTGGGCGAACTCGCCCTCGACTCCGTAGCGGGGCAGTATCAGGAATACCTGCGCCGCGACCCTGTTGGGGAGGTTCACGAAGGGTACTTCTCAATCGATAAGAAGACTAAGCAGCAGGTTGATGGCAAGATTTCTCGCCGTGGCGATGACAAGGGCCAGTCGACGGACATCGGCGCATACGACTTGATTCTGAAAGACAAGGAACGTCTGCTGTCGTTTGCTGAGCCCGTCCGGTTCATCTTCTCCCACTCTGCGTTGCGCGAAGGCTGGGATAACCCCAACGTGTTCGTAATGGGCATTCTCAAGAAAAGCGACAATACCGTCTCACGTCGCCAGGAGATCGGTCGCGGGCTACGCCTGGCCGTCGACCAGCGCGGTGAACGTATGGACAACCCCGTCACGGTGCATGACATCAACGAGCTAACTGTTGTCACTGACGAGTCCTACACCGACTTCGTGACTGGTCTGCAACGCGAAATCTCCGAATCGCTTGCGGCACGACCCCGCAAAGCCAGTGCCAAGTTCTTCGAGGGGAAAGTTCTGTTCAACGACATTGATGAGACCAGGCACGCGATCACGGAGCGTGAATCCAAAGAACTGCATTTCTGGCTGATCCAGCACGGGTTCATCGACATCGATGAACACCTCAGCGAAAAGTGGCTCAATCGCGGGGCCTTGGATGAAATGCCGGAACTTCCCGAGTCTCTTCGGCCCTTCCACTACCAGGTTGCAGAAATCGTTGACTCACTGAATGCGGAAATCCCATTGCCGCCAGATGGTAAGAAGCTGAAGAAGATACCTCTGAATGAAGCCAACTTCGCGCGCAAGGAGTTCCAAGCCCTGTGGGGTAGGATCAATCACCGCGCCGTGTATCAGGTTGAATTCGACTCTGATGAGCTGATCCGCAAGGCCGTCCGCCACCTAGACCAGCACCTCAAAGTTGCGTCGCTACAGTACGTTGTGCAAGCCGGTAAGCAAAAGGAACTGCTAGAAACCGACGATTTGACGAGCGGTAGCGGCTTCGCCGTGCAGGCCACGCAGACGCATACCGAGGCCGTGAGTGCACGTTCGCAAGTCAAGTACGACCTGTTGGGTGAAATCACCGAGAAGACCCAACTCACCCGCCGCACGGTCGCAGCGGTCCTTACCGGCGTCACGCCCGCAACATTTGCTAAGTTCCGTCTCAACCCCGAGCAGTTCATAACCGAGGCAGCCCGGCTCATCAACGAGCAGAAGGCCACGGTCATCGTTGAGCACCTCGCCTACGACGCGCTCGAAGACCGCTTTGACTCTGCGATCTTCACCGAGAACCAGACCACCCAAGACTTCTCAAAGGCCGGATCGAAGCTCAAGAAGCACGTCTACGACTATGTAGTCACCGATTCCGATGTTGAGCGTGATTTCGTTACTGAGCTCGACACCAGCCAGGAGGTCGCCGTTTACGCGAAACTTCCGCGAGGGTTCTTCATTCCCACCCCGGTTGGTGACTACAACCCGGACTGGGCGATTGCGTTCACCGAGGGGAGCGTCAAGCACGTCTACTTTGTAGCCGAGACCAAAGGGTCGCTGTCCACGCTACAGCTCAAGGGCGTCGAGGATGCCAGGATCGAGTGTGCTCGGAAGTTCTTTGCGTCGCTCACCGAGAAGAACGGCAACGACGTCACCTACGACGTGGTAACCGACTACGGCGAACTGATGCAGCTTGTGACGGTGTAA
- a CDS encoding site-specific DNA-methyltransferase: MEKLRMTSPDLTQANIDKIAELFPSVVTESQDAEGNLVRTVDFDLLRQELSDHMVEGPQERYRLDWPGKRAAAFAANTPIAKTLRPVREESVDFDTTKNLFIEGDNLEALKLLQESYLGKVKLIYIDPPYNTGNDFVYNDDFAETSAEYLERSGQVSESGDRLVANTESNGRFHSDWLSMMYPRLKLARSLLTEDGLISISIDDHELPRLRGVMDEVFGRQNFIAVVVWHKMDSPKNSARHLSEDHEYIVLYARNADVWRPNLLPRTEDMISRYKNPDNDPRGPWLLGDLAARNRYDDGRFPIVTPAGRVIDGPPPGSYWRVNKVKFDELDADGRIWWGDGSVRPGIKRFLSEVRDGVIPQTYWSWRDVGSTRNAKQALHKLMEASSGENLFVTPKPVGLLYRLLKIASDPDSIILDFFAGSGTSADAVLQVNASDGGSRRFILVQLPEQFGGNGTEAVGRYSTIADVCRDRICRAGKKASADAGLASSSFDIGFRTLQIDSTNLTDTMATADSFSQGALIGLTESVKPDRTGEDLLFQVLLDLGLELTLPIQKETINGFEVYDVEEGALIMCVRDRSQSVSQSVRQTDRQTDRQTDRPLQTLSDVGRAIAQRHPLRAVFLDEDFADDAERINVGQVFSELSPHTEVRTI, from the coding sequence ATGGAGAAACTACGTATGACGTCCCCCGACCTCACGCAGGCCAACATCGACAAAATCGCCGAACTGTTCCCCAGCGTCGTTACTGAGTCGCAGGACGCAGAGGGCAACCTAGTACGCACAGTTGACTTCGACCTGCTACGCCAAGAGCTTTCCGACCACATGGTCGAGGGTCCGCAAGAGCGGTACCGACTCGACTGGCCCGGCAAGCGTGCCGCCGCCTTCGCCGCCAACACGCCGATCGCCAAGACGCTGCGTCCGGTGCGTGAGGAGTCGGTGGACTTCGACACAACGAAGAATCTCTTCATCGAAGGCGACAACCTGGAGGCGCTCAAGCTCCTTCAGGAGTCGTATCTCGGCAAGGTCAAGCTGATCTACATCGACCCGCCGTACAACACCGGGAATGACTTCGTTTACAACGATGACTTCGCAGAGACCAGTGCCGAGTACCTTGAACGATCCGGTCAGGTGTCTGAGAGCGGTGACCGCCTCGTCGCCAACACCGAGTCCAACGGCCGCTTCCATTCGGACTGGCTCAGCATGATGTACCCAAGGCTGAAGTTGGCTCGATCATTGCTGACCGAGGATGGGCTGATCAGTATTTCCATTGATGACCATGAGCTACCAAGACTTCGTGGAGTGATGGATGAAGTCTTCGGGAGGCAGAACTTCATTGCTGTTGTTGTCTGGCACAAGATGGATAGCCCGAAGAACTCTGCGCGACACCTCAGCGAGGATCACGAGTATATCGTCCTCTATGCGAGGAACGCGGACGTCTGGCGACCGAATCTCCTCCCGCGCACGGAGGACATGATTTCTCGGTACAAGAACCCAGACAATGACCCGCGTGGCCCATGGCTGCTCGGCGACCTCGCAGCTCGAAATCGGTATGATGACGGCCGCTTCCCGATCGTCACCCCAGCAGGCAGGGTGATTGACGGCCCGCCACCTGGCAGCTACTGGCGCGTCAACAAGGTGAAATTCGATGAATTGGACGCAGATGGGCGCATCTGGTGGGGTGATGGGTCGGTACGACCGGGCATCAAACGCTTTCTCTCTGAGGTCCGAGATGGCGTTATTCCGCAGACGTATTGGAGTTGGCGTGACGTTGGTAGCACCCGCAACGCCAAGCAGGCGCTCCACAAGCTAATGGAGGCATCGTCCGGCGAGAACCTGTTCGTTACCCCAAAGCCTGTCGGTTTGTTGTATCGCCTGCTCAAGATTGCATCCGACCCGGACTCCATTATTCTCGATTTCTTCGCGGGCTCAGGTACGAGTGCAGACGCCGTTTTGCAAGTAAATGCTTCAGATGGCGGCTCCCGACGCTTCATCCTGGTCCAGCTGCCTGAGCAGTTCGGAGGCAACGGCACAGAAGCCGTCGGGCGCTACAGCACCATCGCTGATGTCTGCCGCGACCGAATCTGTCGCGCAGGCAAGAAGGCTTCCGCTGACGCCGGTCTCGCGTCATCGTCATTCGACATCGGCTTCCGTACGCTTCAGATTGACTCAACGAACCTGACAGACACCATGGCGACGGCCGATTCGTTCAGTCAAGGGGCACTCATTGGGCTGACGGAAAGCGTGAAGCCAGACCGCACGGGCGAAGACCTGCTGTTCCAAGTGCTGCTCGACTTGGGACTGGAGCTCACGTTGCCGATTCAGAAGGAGACTATCAATGGCTTTGAGGTGTACGACGTTGAGGAAGGGGCTTTGATCATGTGCGTCAGGGACCGCAGTCAGTCAGTCAGTCAGTCAGTCAGACAGACAGACAGACAGACAGACAGACAGACAGACAGACCACTCCAAACTCTGTCGGATGTCGGCCGTGCTATCGCGCAGCGACATCCCCTCCGTGCCGTGTTCCTCGACGAAGACTTCGCGGACGATGCGGAGCGCATCAACGTTGGGCAGGTGTTCAGTGAACTCTCACCACACACTGAGGTCAGAACGATCTAA
- a CDS encoding site-specific DNA-methyltransferase, translating to MEKRTLHTPDLIGQNIERIADLFPQVMTESRDSDGNVIPAVDFDLLRQELSDHIVEGPQERYRLDWPGKRAAAFAANAPIAKTLRPVREESVDFDSTENLFIEGDNLDALKLLQESYLGKVKLIYIDPPYNTGNDFVYNDDFAETSVEYLERSGQVSESGDRLLANSEANGRFHSDWLTMMYPRLKLARNLLREAGIIAISIDDNEVSNLRFVCDEVFGRQNFVAQFVWMTKNAARGVPPKTLLMSNHEYIVVYARAVENVRFQGLDRDEADFSNPDGDPRGLWRSESMKATGAQDNFFAIRDPETGNEFHANWAFSSSRVTEMVADGLVLFPASAEGTPRQKKFIDSYVNDRKAFVTGLGWHSTENATKSLMALFDGEKVFDFPKPLELLMFLIRQATSVHDKDLVMDLFAGSGSSGAATMKLNAEDSGDRRFVMVQLAESISDQGAAGRFGLKNIADLSRERIRRTASEIGSNSGLVRAGLDLGFRSLRVDSSNKADVLRTGDDTEQLELDDLTPSIKPDRSGEDLLFQVLLDWGLELSLPIVREMVDDRDVFSVDDGALIACFAESVTPEVVRVIADREPLRAVFRDDAFESDAARINTEQVFREVSPATEVRTI from the coding sequence ATGGAGAAACGCACACTGCACACACCCGACCTCATCGGTCAAAACATCGAGAGAATCGCCGACCTGTTCCCGCAGGTCATGACTGAGTCTCGCGACTCAGACGGCAACGTCATCCCCGCGGTCGATTTCGACCTGCTGCGGCAGGAGCTATCCGATCACATCGTTGAGGGGCCTCAGGAGCGGTACCGCCTGGATTGGCCAGGCAAACGCGCCGCCGCCTTCGCGGCGAACGCGCCGATCGCTAAGACGCTTCGTCCAGTGCGTGAAGAGTCGGTGGACTTCGATAGCACTGAGAACCTCTTCATCGAGGGGGACAACCTTGACGCCCTTAAGCTGCTTCAGGAGTCGTACCTCGGCAAGGTGAAGCTGATCTACATCGACCCGCCCTACAACACGGGGAATGACTTCGTTTACAACGATGACTTCGCCGAAACCAGTGTTGAATATCTTGAACGCTCCGGCCAGGTGTCTGAGTCTGGTGACCGGCTACTCGCTAACTCTGAGGCGAACGGTCGCTTCCATTCGGACTGGCTGACCATGATGTACCCGCGGCTGAAGCTGGCACGAAACCTGCTGAGGGAGGCAGGCATCATTGCAATCTCAATCGATGACAACGAGGTATCGAATCTCCGGTTTGTCTGTGACGAGGTGTTTGGCAGACAGAACTTCGTTGCACAGTTTGTATGGATGACCAAGAACGCCGCACGCGGAGTTCCTCCCAAGACGCTCCTAATGTCGAACCATGAGTATATCGTCGTATATGCGCGGGCAGTGGAGAATGTGCGGTTCCAGGGTCTGGATCGCGATGAAGCCGATTTCTCCAACCCGGATGGTGACCCACGAGGTCTCTGGCGTTCAGAGAGTATGAAAGCAACCGGCGCCCAAGATAATTTCTTCGCGATCCGTGACCCCGAGACGGGGAACGAGTTCCATGCGAACTGGGCCTTCTCGTCCAGCCGAGTCACCGAGATGGTTGCGGATGGCTTGGTCCTTTTCCCGGCTTCTGCGGAGGGAACTCCTCGGCAGAAGAAGTTTATTGATTCTTATGTGAATGACCGCAAAGCGTTCGTGACTGGCTTGGGTTGGCACTCGACTGAGAATGCAACGAAGTCGTTGATGGCCCTCTTTGATGGCGAGAAAGTATTTGACTTTCCCAAGCCGCTGGAGCTGTTGATGTTCTTGATTCGTCAGGCGACTTCGGTCCACGACAAAGATCTGGTTATGGATTTATTTGCTGGATCCGGGTCCTCTGGTGCTGCGACGATGAAGTTGAACGCAGAGGACAGTGGCGATCGTCGCTTCGTAATGGTCCAGCTAGCTGAGTCGATTTCCGACCAAGGGGCTGCCGGTCGCTTTGGGTTAAAGAACATCGCCGACCTTTCGCGGGAGCGCATCCGGCGTACAGCCTCAGAGATCGGCAGCAACTCTGGACTTGTCCGTGCCGGGCTCGATCTCGGCTTCCGTTCGCTTCGTGTTGATAGCAGCAACAAAGCCGATGTGCTGAGAACAGGGGATGACACAGAGCAGCTTGAACTCGACGACCTGACACCAAGCATCAAGCCCGACCGCTCCGGAGAAGACCTGCTGTTCCAAGTTCTCCTCGACTGGGGCCTTGAACTGTCGCTTCCGATTGTGCGTGAGATGGTGGACGACCGGGACGTGTTCTCGGTCGACGATGGCGCGCTGATAGCTTGCTTTGCGGAGTCTGTGACTCCCGAGGTTGTGAGAGTTATTGCTGACCGTGAGCCGCTGCGCGCGGTGTTCCGTGATGATGCTTTCGAGTCTGATGCTGCGCGTATCAATACCGAGCAGGTGTTTCGTGAGGTGTCACCTGCGACTGAGGTAAGGACCATCTGA